In Kitasatospora sp. NA04385, a single genomic region encodes these proteins:
- a CDS encoding ABC transporter permease: MGRYVARRLLQMIPVFLGTVTIIFFMTRMLPGDPAAAMWGDKAADPAQLAAFKHDMGLDVSKWQQYLNYMGDLFTGDFGKTMNGRKVIDVIGEALPVTIRLALLAFVFELVVGIGIGLLAGLRRGKAFDKSTLVLTLLLISIPVPVLGFIFQNVFAIQLGWVTPTVQSSTNLGQLILPAVVLGSISLAYVARLTRTSIAENLKADYMRTAVAKGLPKRKVIGTHLLRNSMIPVVTFLGTDLGALMGGAIVTEGIFNVQGVGNSLYHAIGRSEGATVSGFVVVLVLVFLFASLLVDLLYAVLDPRIRYA, from the coding sequence ATGGGGCGCTACGTCGCGAGGCGACTGCTCCAGATGATCCCGGTGTTCCTGGGCACGGTCACGATCATCTTCTTCATGACCCGCATGCTGCCCGGTGACCCCGCGGCCGCGATGTGGGGCGACAAGGCCGCCGACCCGGCCCAGCTCGCCGCGTTCAAGCACGACATGGGACTCGACGTCTCCAAGTGGCAGCAGTACCTCAACTACATGGGGGACCTGTTCACCGGCGACTTCGGCAAGACCATGAACGGCCGCAAGGTCATCGACGTGATCGGTGAGGCCCTCCCGGTCACCATCCGGCTCGCGCTGCTGGCCTTCGTCTTCGAGCTGGTCGTCGGCATCGGCATCGGCCTGCTGGCCGGCCTGCGCCGCGGCAAGGCGTTCGACAAGTCGACGCTGGTGCTGACCCTGCTGCTGATCTCGATCCCGGTCCCGGTGCTCGGCTTCATCTTCCAGAACGTCTTCGCGATCCAGCTCGGCTGGGTCACCCCGACGGTGCAGAGCTCCACCAACCTGGGCCAGCTGATCCTGCCCGCCGTCGTGCTCGGCTCGATCTCGCTCGCGTACGTCGCCCGCCTCACCCGGACCTCCATCGCGGAGAACCTGAAGGCCGACTACATGCGCACCGCGGTCGCCAAGGGCCTGCCCAAGCGCAAGGTGATCGGCACCCACCTGCTGCGCAACTCGATGATCCCGGTGGTCACCTTCCTGGGCACCGACCTGGGCGCCCTGATGGGCGGCGCGATCGTCACCGAGGGCATCTTCAACGTCCAGGGCGTCGGCAACTCGCTGTACCACGCCATCGGCCGCAGCGAGGGTGCGACCGTCTCCGGCTTCGTCGTGGTGCTGGTGCTGGTCTTCCTCTTCGCCAGCCTGCTCGTCGACCTGCTCTACGCGGTCCTGGACCCGAGGATCCGGTATGCCTGA
- a CDS encoding ABC transporter permease: MPDLIEKNAPAGDGETPAERVVVPAVKTEKPRSLGLDAWHDLRKRPVFIISAVLIVLLVLFAIAPGLFTSVDPRAGDLSKHYLGKPSYLHFFQADWFGYDGQGRSIYARMIYGARASVIVGICVTAGVTLLGGLLGMVAGYYGGWVDTIVSRFTDMVFGIPLLLGALVILNAFQVRTVWSVVFALVILGWTQMTRVMRGSVITVKQSDYVTAAKALGAGTGRIMVKHILPNAIAPVIVVATIALGGYIAAEATLSFLGIGLQDPTISWGIDINSAQKVIRQAPFVLFFPAGMLSVTVLAFIMLGDAVRDALDPKLR, encoded by the coding sequence ATGCCTGACCTGATCGAGAAGAACGCCCCCGCCGGGGACGGCGAGACCCCCGCCGAGCGGGTCGTCGTTCCCGCGGTGAAGACCGAGAAGCCCCGCAGCCTCGGCCTGGACGCCTGGCACGACCTGCGCAAGCGCCCGGTCTTCATCATCTCCGCGGTGCTGATCGTCCTGCTGGTGCTGTTCGCGATCGCCCCCGGCCTGTTCACCTCGGTGGACCCGCGGGCCGGCGACCTGAGCAAGCACTACCTGGGCAAGCCGAGCTACCTGCACTTCTTCCAGGCCGACTGGTTCGGCTACGACGGCCAGGGCCGCTCCATCTACGCCCGGATGATCTACGGCGCCCGCGCCTCGGTGATCGTCGGCATCTGCGTCACCGCCGGCGTCACCCTGCTGGGCGGCCTGCTGGGCATGGTGGCCGGCTACTACGGCGGCTGGGTCGACACGATCGTCTCCCGCTTCACCGACATGGTGTTCGGCATCCCGCTGCTGCTCGGCGCGCTGGTCATCCTGAACGCCTTCCAGGTCCGCACGGTCTGGTCGGTGGTCTTCGCGCTGGTCATCCTCGGCTGGACGCAGATGACCCGCGTGATGCGCGGCTCGGTGATCACGGTCAAGCAGTCCGACTACGTGACCGCGGCCAAGGCGCTCGGCGCCGGCACCGGCCGGATCATGGTCAAGCACATCCTGCCGAACGCGATCGCCCCGGTGATCGTGGTCGCCACCATCGCGCTGGGCGGCTACATCGCCGCCGAGGCCACGCTGAGCTTCCTCGGCATCGGCCTGCAGGACCCGACCATCTCCTGGGGCATCGACATCAACTCGGCCCAGAAGGTGATCCGGCAGGCGCCGTTCGTGCTGTTCTTCCCGGCCGGCATGCTCTCCGTCACCGTGCTGGCGTTCATCATGCTCGGCGACGCCGTGCGTGACGCCCTCGACCCGAAGCTGCGCTGA
- a CDS encoding ABC transporter ATP-binding protein, producing MTTALEKTTPAKDRPTPGTPLLEVRDLHVEFKTRDGVAKAVNGVNYSVAAGETLAVLGESGSGKSVTAQTIMGILDMPPGRITSGEILFRGQDMLKMSGEERRKIRGRKIAMIFQDALSSLNPVLSVGYQLGEMFRVHEGASKKEAKAKAIELMDRVRIPAAKERVNDYPHQFSGGMRQRIMIAMALALEPDLIIADEPTTALDVTVQAQVMDLLAELQAEYHMGLILITHDLGVVADVADKIAVMYAGRIVETAPVHDLYANPAHPYTEGLLRSIPRLDQKGEELYAIKGLPPNLYKVPAGCAFNPRCDAATDLCRTESPALHQVTDRDGAELAGRKSACHFWKETLHG from the coding sequence ATGACCACCGCACTTGAGAAGACCACCCCGGCGAAGGACCGCCCGACCCCGGGCACTCCGCTGCTCGAAGTCCGCGACCTGCACGTCGAGTTCAAGACCCGGGACGGCGTCGCCAAGGCCGTCAACGGCGTCAACTACTCGGTCGCCGCCGGTGAGACGCTGGCCGTGCTCGGCGAGTCCGGCTCCGGCAAGTCCGTCACCGCGCAGACCATCATGGGCATCCTCGACATGCCGCCCGGCCGGATCACCTCCGGGGAGATCCTGTTCCGCGGCCAGGACATGCTGAAGATGTCGGGCGAGGAGCGCCGGAAGATCCGCGGCCGCAAGATCGCGATGATCTTCCAGGACGCGCTGTCCTCGCTCAACCCGGTGCTCTCCGTCGGCTACCAGCTCGGCGAGATGTTCCGGGTGCACGAGGGCGCCTCCAAGAAGGAGGCCAAGGCCAAGGCGATCGAGCTGATGGACCGGGTCCGCATCCCGGCCGCCAAGGAGCGGGTCAACGACTACCCGCACCAGTTCTCCGGCGGCATGCGCCAGCGCATCATGATCGCGATGGCGCTGGCCCTGGAGCCGGACCTGATCATCGCGGACGAGCCGACCACCGCGCTGGACGTCACCGTCCAGGCCCAGGTGATGGACCTGCTCGCCGAGCTCCAGGCCGAGTACCACATGGGCCTGATCCTGATCACCCACGACCTCGGCGTGGTCGCCGACGTCGCGGACAAGATCGCCGTCATGTACGCGGGCCGGATCGTCGAGACCGCCCCCGTGCACGACCTGTACGCCAACCCCGCCCACCCCTACACCGAGGGCCTGCTCCGGTCGATCCCGCGACTGGACCAGAAGGGCGAGGAGCTGTACGCGATCAAGGGCCTGCCGCCCAACCTCTACAAGGTCCCGGCCGGCTGCGCGTTCAACCCGCGCTGCGACGCCGCCACCGACCTGTGCCGCACCGAGAGCCCCGCCCTGCACCAGGTCACCGACCGGGACGGCGCCGAGCTCGCCGGGCGCAAGAGCGCCTGCCACTTCTGGAAGGAGACCCTCCATGGCTGA
- a CDS encoding ABC transporter ATP-binding protein: MAEPILEVRDLVKHYPLTQGVLFKKQVGAVKAVDGISFTLRKGETLGIVGESGCGKSTLAKVLMNLERATAGQVLYKGEDISRLSGSALKAVRRNIQMVFQDPYTSLNPRMTVGDIIGEPYEIHPEVAPKGDRRKAVQDLLDVVGLNPEYINRYPHQFSGGQRQRIGIARGLALKPEVIICDEPVSALDVSVQAQVINLLEQLQQDFELSYMFIAHDLSIVRHISDRVGVMYLGKMVEIGTDLEIYDHATHPYTQALLSAVPVPDPSDRENRERIILSGDIPSPANPPSGCRFRTRCWKAEERCSTEVPLLAVPELPAGGARHESACHFAAERESAAAA, translated from the coding sequence ATGGCTGAGCCCATCCTGGAGGTCCGCGACCTGGTCAAGCACTACCCGCTGACCCAGGGCGTGCTGTTCAAGAAGCAGGTCGGTGCGGTCAAGGCCGTCGACGGCATCTCCTTCACCCTCCGCAAGGGCGAGACGCTCGGCATCGTCGGCGAGTCCGGCTGCGGCAAGTCCACCCTGGCCAAGGTCCTGATGAACCTGGAGCGGGCGACCGCCGGCCAGGTCCTCTACAAGGGCGAGGACATCTCCCGGCTGTCCGGCTCCGCGCTGAAGGCGGTGCGCCGCAACATCCAGATGGTGTTCCAGGACCCGTACACCTCGCTGAACCCGCGCATGACGGTCGGCGACATCATCGGCGAGCCGTACGAGATCCACCCCGAGGTGGCGCCGAAGGGCGACCGCCGCAAGGCGGTGCAGGACCTGCTGGACGTGGTCGGGCTCAACCCGGAGTACATCAACCGGTACCCGCACCAGTTCTCCGGCGGCCAGCGCCAGCGGATCGGCATCGCCCGCGGCCTGGCGCTCAAGCCCGAGGTGATCATCTGCGACGAGCCGGTCTCCGCGCTCGACGTGTCGGTGCAGGCCCAGGTGATCAACCTGCTGGAGCAGCTCCAGCAGGACTTCGAGCTCTCCTACATGTTCATCGCCCACGACCTCTCCATCGTCCGGCACATCTCCGACCGGGTCGGCGTGATGTACCTGGGCAAGATGGTCGAGATCGGCACCGACCTGGAGATCTACGACCACGCCACCCACCCGTACACCCAGGCGCTGCTGTCCGCGGTGCCGGTGCCGGACCCGAGCGACCGGGAGAACCGGGAGCGGATCATCCTCTCCGGGGACATCCCCTCGCCGGCCAACCCGCCGTCCGGGTGCCGCTTCCGCACCCGGTGCTGGAAGGCGGAGGAGCGCTGCTCCACCGAGGTGCCGCTGCTGGCCGTCCCCGAGCTGCCGGCCGGCGGGGCCCGGCACGAGTCGGCCTGCCACTTCGCGGCCGAGCGGGAGTCCGCCGCGGCGGCGTGA